Part of the Polyangiaceae bacterium genome, GATGCTCCGAAGCGCCGCCAGCTCGTCGAGGTCGCTCAGGGAGGCCATCGTCGCTCGTGAGATTCCGCCAATCCACTCGTGAGATATCACAAGTCGCGAAATCTCACGCCTCGAGCCGGTGCCGGTCCTCGCGCGAACACGTCGGAAATCCCAGCGGAATCAGCCCGAGGGCGGCCGCGGCACGGCTCCTGCTGAGGCGGAGGGAATCATGGCTACTTCCTGTCCCAGCGAGCTCGACGTCGACGCGCTGCGCGAGCGCATCCGCGACGTCTACACCCGAGTCGCCGAAGATCCCAGCGGCGACTTCCATTTCCACCGGGGCGCACGCTACGCGGTCGACGTCCTCGGCTACGACGCCGACGAGCTGTCGGCGCTGCCTCGTCGGACGACCGACCGCTTCGCGGGAGTCGGTAATCCGCTCGCCTGGGCCGCGCTCGAGCCCGGGATGACCGTGCTCGATCACGCGTGCGGCGCTGGAATGGACGTGCTCATCGCTGCCAGGCGGGTTGGACCCGAGGGGCACGTGATCGGCGTCGACATGACGCCGCTCATGCGCCAAGCGGCCCTGCTCTCGGCGCGCGAAGCCGGGCTCGCCGACCGCGTGGACATCCGTGCCGGCATGTTCGAGGACCTCCCGGTCGCGAGCGCGAGCGTGGACGTCGTCCTGTCGAACGGTGTGCTGAACCTCGCCCCCGACAAGCGGCGCGTGCTCTCCGAGGTACGCCGAGTGCTCAGGCCCGGCGGTTTGCTCTGCCTGTCCGACGTGGTCGTACAGCGCGAGCTCAGCTTGCGCGCCCGCAGCGAGGCAGAGCTCTGGGCGGCCTGCGTCGGCGGCGCGCTGGTGGAGAGCGAGCTCTCGTCGCTGGCCGCCGAGATGGGCTTCGTCCACGGGGAAGTGCGCGCGCGCTTCGCCAGCTTCGCGGGCAGCAGCGCGGAGGCGCGCGTGTCCGGCGATCTCCGGCTCGGCGCCGTCACGTTCACCGCGCGTCGCGCGCTTTGATCTCGAAACGAAACGAAAACCAACAACCCAGTCCGAGGAGACGCCAACATGACCGAACACACCAACATGAACCCCACTCCGACCCACGCTCGCTATGCCCGCGCGGTGGCTGCTTCCAAGCGCGCCCGCTGGGACATCGAGGACGTCTTCCGCGGAAGGAGCCTGGGCGCCGACCAGAAATTCCTGCCCGACGGCCTGTCCAAGGCGGACCGGGTCGCCTTCCTCACGGCCAGCGAACGCCGCTGGATGAGCCGAGTGCAGGGGCGCACGTACGCCAACGTCTTCGGCCTGGTCGAGCGCTTCATCAACGCCAAGATCCTGGAGCTCAGCGCGCGGCATCACTTCGGCGATCAGACCGCGCTCGAGGCGCTGGTTCGCTTCAGCGAGGAGGAGCTCAAGCACCAGGAGCTGTTCCGCCGCGTGGACGTCATGTGCGCCGCCGTCATGCCCGAAGGCTACCGCCTGGTGGCCGATCCCAACGAGGTCGCCCACGTGGTCTTGGGCAAGTCCACGTGGTCGGTGCTGGCGCTGACCTGTCTCATCGAGCTCTTCACCCAGACCCACTACACCGAGAGCATCGCGCCCGACCCGGAGCTGAACCCGCTCTTCAAGGACATCTTCCGCTACCACTGGATGGAGGAGAGCCAACACGCCGTCGTCGACGAGCTCGAGTGGCGCGCAGCCGACGCGCGCACCAGCCCCGAGCGGCGCGAGCAGGCCGTCAGCGACCTGATCGACTTGGTGGGTGCGGTGGACGGCATCTTGCAGGCTCAAGCGGCGGCAGACGCGGCTTACTTCGTCGCCCACCTCGATCGGAAGCTCGGCGAAGCCCAGACGGCCGAGGTCGAGCAGGTCTTCCTCGGCGCGTACCGCTACCAGTACATCCTGTCGGGCGTGGAGCGCACGCGGTTCCCGGCCATCCTGAGCGAGCTCATCTCGGACGCAGACATGAGCCGCGTCGTCGCGGCGCTCGCACCGCTCGCCTGAGCAGCTCGACGGGACGGGCCGTGTGCGCGGCCCGTTCCGTCGAGACACCACTTCCCGAGCCTGGCCAGCCATGACCCCCGCCACTTCCGCTCTGCTCGGCTTCGCCGCCTGGACGCTCGCCACCCTGGTGTTCACCATCGGCGCGCACCGCTGGAGCCGGATCCTCGCGGGAACGGCCCGGATCCACGCGTTTCCCCCCGACGCCTCCGACGGACCCGACTGGTATCGCCGCGCGACGCGCGCGCACATGAACTGCGTGGAGAACCTCCCCGTCTTCGCAGCCATCGTGGCGGCGATCGCGACGACGGGCGCGACCGGCCGGGTCTTCGACGTTCTCCCGCCCGTCGTCCTCGGCGCGCGGGTGTGCCAAACGGTCACTCACGTGGGGTTCCCCGTGACCGCCGGCTCCGTCTCGGTGCGCTTCAGCTTCTTCTGCATCCAGCTCGTCGCGATGCTCGGCCTGATGGCGGCGTTGGTCTGGCCGTGAGGGGTTCGCGACGCAGGACCGCGCGACCCGTGGGCGAGCGAGCGATTCAGAAGTGTCGGCGGTCGCTTCGGCTTGACTGCGGAGTCGGTCCGGTCCAACGCCGACACCGGACGCTCGCGGGCGTGGGTGCTCGCCGAGGGAACCGGAAGGCAAGGTGAACTGATGGCGTTTCTCGATGCCGCTGCGCTGCTCTTGGTGCTGGCCGCGGCCTTTGGCTTCGTGAACCATCACGTGCTCAAGCTGCCGTTCGCGATCGGCTTGATGGTGAGCGGCTTGCTCGCGTCGGGCGGAGTGCTCGTGCTGGATGCGCTGGTTCCCGCGTGGGGTGCCGCCGAGATGGTCCGGCGGGTGGTGATCGGGATCGACTTCTCCGAGACCGTTCTCAGCGGCATGCTGAGCCTGCTGC contains:
- a CDS encoding methyltransferase domain-containing protein encodes the protein MATSCPSELDVDALRERIRDVYTRVAEDPSGDFHFHRGARYAVDVLGYDADELSALPRRTTDRFAGVGNPLAWAALEPGMTVLDHACGAGMDVLIAARRVGPEGHVIGVDMTPLMRQAALLSAREAGLADRVDIRAGMFEDLPVASASVDVVLSNGVLNLAPDKRRVLSEVRRVLRPGGLLCLSDVVVQRELSLRARSEAELWAACVGGALVESELSSLAAEMGFVHGEVRARFASFAGSSAEARVSGDLRLGAVTFTARRAL
- a CDS encoding MAPEG family protein, which encodes MTPATSALLGFAAWTLATLVFTIGAHRWSRILAGTARIHAFPPDASDGPDWYRRATRAHMNCVENLPVFAAIVAAIATTGATGRVFDVLPPVVLGARVCQTVTHVGFPVTAGSVSVRFSFFCIQLVAMLGLMAALVWP